The following is a genomic window from Crossiella equi.
CGCCGAGATCGACCGGGCAGAGGAGGCCCTCGCGCCGTGACGCCGCTCATCCTCCTGGACGTGGACGGCCCGCTCAGCCCGTTCGCGGCCAAGGCCCCGCCGCCCGGGTACGCCGAGCACCGCATCCGGTTGTCCCGGTGGCGGCGCAAGCCCGAGCTGCGGTTCTGGCTCAACGCCGGGCACGGGGCCGCGCTGCTGGAGCTGGCCTCGGCCGGGGCCGAGCTCGTGTGGGCCACCTCCTGGGAGCAGCGCGCCAACCAGCACATCGGGCCCGTGCTCGGGTTGCCCTCGTTGCCGGTCATCCACTTCACCGATCCGCGCCTGGACTGGACCTGGAAGTACCCGACCGTGGCGCGGTACGCCGGGCGGCGGCCGCTGCTGTGGTTCGACGACGACTTCGACCTCTACCCGCGCCACCGGGACGAGTTCCTGGTGGCGCGGGAGGGGGTGCCGACCGAGCTGGTGCGGGTGAGCCCGCGGACCGGGCTGACCGAGGAGCACCTGGATTTCGCCCGGGAGTGGTTAACCCAGTGTGTTCCCCCGGTTTCCCCTGGTGACGGACCCGCCAACAGCGGTTGACCAGTGGCGCAGAACACCCCGCGAAACGCCGCACTGAGGTGCGGAACACCCCGTTTGTGGCCAGCGGGCATACCCCGTGGGTGCGACGATTCAGGTATGGCTGCTGTGAAGTCGCAACCGACCCGGATCCTGGTCGTCGGTGGGGGCTACGTCGGTATGTACACCGCACTGAAGCTGCAGGCCAAGCTGCGCGCGAGCGAGGCGTCCGTGACGGTCGTCGACCCGCAGCCGCACATGACCTACCAGCCGTTCCTGCCGGAGGCCGCAGCCGGTTCCATCGAACCGAGGCACGTCGTCGTGCCGTTGCGCCGGGTCCTCAAGAGGTGTCACGTGCTCACCGGGCGCGTGACCGAGATCAACCACGCCGACAAGCGAGCCATCGTCGCCTCGCCGACCGGCGACCTGGAGTCCGTGGCCTACGACGTGCTCGTCGTCGCCCTCGGCTCGGTCGCCCGAACCCTGCCCATCCCCGGTCTGGCCGAGCGCGGCATCGCGTTCAAGACCGTGGGCGAGGCGATCTACCTGCGCAACCACGTCCTGTCCCGCATGGACCTGGCCTCCACCACCGATGACCCCGAGCTGCGCAAGAAGCTGCTGACCTTCGTGGTCATCGGCGGCGGCTACGCGGGCATCGAGGCCCTGGCCGAGCTCGAGGACATGTCGCGGTACGCAACGCGGTACTACAAGAACATCACGCCCGAGGACATGAACTGGGTCCTCGTGGAGGCGGCCGGCCGGGTGATGCCCGAGGTCAGCCCGAAGATGGGTGTCTACACCGTGGAGACCCTCGAGGAGCGCGGCATCAAGTGCTTCCTCGACACCCGCGTGGAGTCCATGGTGGACGGTCACGTGGTGCTCAGCGACGGCACCGAGTTCGACGCCGAGACCATCGTGTGGACCGCGGGCGTGAAGGCCAACCCCGTCCTGGAGCAGACCGACCTGCCCCTGGACGCGCGTGGCCGCGTGCGCTGCACCGCCAACCTCCAGGTCGAGGGCAAGCCCGACGCCTGGGCCGCCGGGGACAACTCCTCGGTACCGGACCTGTCACGGACCGAGGAAGACCCGACCGCCACGTGCAGCCCCTCGGCGCAGCACGCGGTGCGGCAGGCCGTGCATCTGGCCGACAACATTCTGGCCTCGCTTCGGGGCAAGAAGCTGAAGCCCTACCGCCACAAGTACGCGGGCTCGGTAGCCTCACTCGGCCTGTACAAGGGCGTCGCCGACGTCTACGGGATCAAGCTCAAGGGCTTCCCCGCGTGGTTCATGCACCGGACGTACCACGTCAGCCGCATGCCCACGTTCAACAGGAAGTTCCGGGTCCTGATCGACTGGACCCTTGCGCTACTCTTCCGGCGCGAGGTCGTGTCACTCGGTCAGATCAATGACCCGAAGGCTGAGTTCGCACGCGTCACAGCAAGTTGACCAACCGAGGGCCTGAGTTCCACGTTTTGGGCGTAAGGATTACTCCTTCTGGAGTTCCTCGACATCCGGACGTACGGAATGTAACTTGAGGTTGTCTTGACATTCTGTGATGAGAAACTTGAGACTACGCCCGGTGCCGCACCTGAACGTGTGAAGCATCACACCGAAGAGAGGTGACCGCCATGTCGATCGAGGAGCTGGCCGCCCTGGTACGCGAGGGGAAGGCCAAGGACAGCGCGCTCGCCGACTACGCCGCGGAGTACGCCAAGGCGCGGAAGGTCTTCCGCAAGAAGGACGACTGACACGTGACCGCCGCCGGACGGGGGCAGGAGGCCGCACCGAGGCCATCCGGTCCGCCAGCCGCCACCGAGGTGCTCGGCCCCGAGCCGACCGCCCCGGAGACGGCACCTGCCACCGTCCCCGCCCCGGCGGTCACCCCGTCCCGGGCCACACCCCTGCTGCTGCAGGGGCAGGACTACTACTACCGCTCGCCCAACACCTGCCTGGACTTCCAGGAGCGGGTGCACGAGATGGGCCTGGTCGAAGAGGACAGCGGTGACCCGCTGCCCTGCGTGCTGGTGCTGGCCCGCGCCGCCGACATGGAGATGAACGAGCTCTCGCTCGCCCTCGCCGAACGCGGCATCCGCATGGTGCGCATCGACGCCGACCGGTGCCTGAACCTGCCGCTCACCGTCTACACCGACGCCCCGCTGATCGAGCTGAACCTGCGCCTGCTGCGGCCCATCCTGGTCTGGCGGCGCCACTTCGACATCTCCGCGGTGCCCGTCGACCAGCGCACGATCAGCGGCGCCTACGCCGCCGACCAGTGGCGCTCGGTGATCAACTGGCTGGCCCAGCGCCAGGACTGGGCGCACGTGAACCCCACGCGCGCCACCTGCCAGCTGGACCGCCTCACCCAGCTCTCCGACGCCGCCTCGTTCGGGCTGAAGGTGCCGCGCACCGCGGTCACCACGCAGCCGGGCCGCACCCGCCCGGGCGGCGGCCGGTGCATCGTCAAGACCGCGGGCCAGCACCTGCTGGAGCCCCGTCCGGGCGCGCTGCACGGCCTGTTCCCGCGCCCGCTGGACACCAGCCGCGCCGGGGACAGCCCGGAGTCCGCGCCGGTCATCGTGCAGCAGTTCCTCAACTCCGACGGCGAGCTGCGGGTCTTCGTCGTGGACGAGAAGCTGATCACCTACCGGGTGGAGAAGCTCGACCCGGCGCAGCTGTGGGTCGACCCGGACGCGGTGAAGGTCACCCGCACCGAGGTCCCCGACGAGCTCGCCGACCGCCTGCTCAAGCTCGCCCGCCACTGGAACGTCCAGGTCGCCGCGTTCGACCTGCTCGTGGTGGACGGGGACCACGTGTTCCTCGAGATCAACGTCAGCTGCGACTGGCGCTGGTTCGAGCACCGCGCTGGCAGCACCGAGGTCTCCGACGCGGTGCACGACTGGGTGGCAGGCCGCTTCGGCGAGCTGCTCGACGCCCGTGCCGGGATATAACGCCGCCGCACCGCCCGAGGTGCACGGACGTACCGCCGGTCGGTCCCGGTGTGTTCGGCCGCACGGGCGAGTTGTCGCGATTGAGACCCGAAAGCGACCTTCAACGGCTTAGCATGCCCGCTGCCCCCGTAGCCCAATCGGTAGAGGCAGGCCCCTTAAAAGGGTCCGAGTGACGGTTCGAATCCGTCCGGGGGCACTACCGCGTCAGCCGAAAGGGAACCGTGAGGGTTTCCGCAGTGGCCTGACCACGCCGCCGTCCTAGGCTGGCCTCGTGGAAGCCAAGCCGGGGCAGGCCGTCGCCGATGTGCGGGGGCGGGTGCTGGTCGTCGACGACGACCTCACCGTGCGCGATGTCGTCCGCAGGTACCTGGAGAGCGCCGGGCACCAGGTGCGCCTGGCCGGGGACGGCGAGCAGGCGCTCTCGGTCTTCGAGCAGCACGGCGCCGACCTGGTGGTGCTCGACCTGATGCTGCCCGGCATCGACGGCCTGGAGGTCTGCCGCAGGCTGCGCCGCCGCAGCGCGGTGCCGGTGGTCATGCTCACCGCGCTGGGCGAGGAGGAGGACCGGGTGGCCGGCCTCCAGCTCGGCGCCGACGACTACGTCACCAAGCCGTTCAGCCCGCGCGAGCTGGTGCTGCGGGTCAACTCGGTGCTGCGCCGCCTGCGCGTGCCCGCCCCCGCGCCCAAGCTCGACCACCTCGCCGACGGCGACCTGCTGCTGGACCCGGTGGCCCGGCGCGCCACCCGGGCCGGGGCCGAGCTGGCGCTGACCACCCGCGAGTTCGACCTGCT
Proteins encoded in this region:
- a CDS encoding HAD domain-containing protein, with product MTPLILLDVDGPLSPFAAKAPPPGYAEHRIRLSRWRRKPELRFWLNAGHGAALLELASAGAELVWATSWEQRANQHIGPVLGLPSLPVIHFTDPRLDWTWKYPTVARYAGRRPLLWFDDDFDLYPRHRDEFLVAREGVPTELVRVSPRTGLTEEHLDFAREWLTQCVPPVSPGDGPANSG
- a CDS encoding NAD(P)/FAD-dependent oxidoreductase yields the protein MAAVKSQPTRILVVGGGYVGMYTALKLQAKLRASEASVTVVDPQPHMTYQPFLPEAAAGSIEPRHVVVPLRRVLKRCHVLTGRVTEINHADKRAIVASPTGDLESVAYDVLVVALGSVARTLPIPGLAERGIAFKTVGEAIYLRNHVLSRMDLASTTDDPELRKKLLTFVVIGGGYAGIEALAELEDMSRYATRYYKNITPEDMNWVLVEAAGRVMPEVSPKMGVYTVETLEERGIKCFLDTRVESMVDGHVVLSDGTEFDAETIVWTAGVKANPVLEQTDLPLDARGRVRCTANLQVEGKPDAWAAGDNSSVPDLSRTEEDPTATCSPSAQHAVRQAVHLADNILASLRGKKLKPYRHKYAGSVASLGLYKGVADVYGIKLKGFPAWFMHRTYHVSRMPTFNRKFRVLIDWTLALLFRREVVSLGQINDPKAEFARVTAS
- a CDS encoding ATP-grasp domain-containing protein; this encodes MTAAGRGQEAAPRPSGPPAATEVLGPEPTAPETAPATVPAPAVTPSRATPLLLQGQDYYYRSPNTCLDFQERVHEMGLVEEDSGDPLPCVLVLARAADMEMNELSLALAERGIRMVRIDADRCLNLPLTVYTDAPLIELNLRLLRPILVWRRHFDISAVPVDQRTISGAYAADQWRSVINWLAQRQDWAHVNPTRATCQLDRLTQLSDAASFGLKVPRTAVTTQPGRTRPGGGRCIVKTAGQHLLEPRPGALHGLFPRPLDTSRAGDSPESAPVIVQQFLNSDGELRVFVVDEKLITYRVEKLDPAQLWVDPDAVKVTRTEVPDELADRLLKLARHWNVQVAAFDLLVVDGDHVFLEINVSCDWRWFEHRAGSTEVSDAVHDWVAGRFGELLDARAGI
- a CDS encoding response regulator transcription factor, yielding MEAKPGQAVADVRGRVLVVDDDLTVRDVVRRYLESAGHQVRLAGDGEQALSVFEQHGADLVVLDLMLPGIDGLEVCRRLRRRSAVPVVMLTALGEEEDRVAGLQLGADDYVTKPFSPRELVLRVNSVLRRLRVPAPAPKLDHLADGDLLLDPVARRATRAGAELALTTREFDLLAFLLAHPGEVYTRAKLLELVWGWDFGDAATVTVHVRRLREKIEPDPANPVRIATVWGVGYRYDPSPA